ACTGTCCGCCACCCCGAGCCTCATCCCTGAGGACCCCTCCTTCGAGGCGTACCGCACCCTGTTCTCTTCGACCACCTTCGGTCGCTCCGTCGTCAACTCCGTGGGGCTTGCGATCGCCGTGACCGTCATCCAGGTCACCACCTCTGCCCTGGCCGCTTACGCGTTCAGCAGGTTCCAGTTCCCCGGCAAGCGCATCGCGTTCGCCCTGTACCTGGCGACCATGATGATCCCGATGCAGGTGCTCCTGGTTCCGTTGTTCGACCAGATGAAGTCGCTCGGCCTGGTCGACAGCTACTTGGGAGTGATCCTGCCTTCCATGGCGAGCGCCTTTGGCGTCTTCCTGCTCCGCCAGGCCATGTCCACGGTGCCGCGCGAGCTCGACGAGGCGGCGATGCTTGACGGCGCTGGCCACCTGCGCACCTTCGCGCAGATCGTCATGCCCAACGTCCGTCCCGCTATGGCCACGTTCGGCATCTTCGCCTTCATGAGCAGCTGGAACGCGTTCCTATGGCCACTCGTCATCCTGCGCTCAGACGAGCTCAAGACCTTGCCGCTCGCCCTGGCGTCCCTCCAAGGGCAGTTCACCACTCAGTGGGACGTCATGATGGCCGGCTCAGTGGTGAGCATCATTCCGATGCTTGCCCTCTACATCTTCGCCCAGAAGTACATCATTCAGGGCGTAGCAGGCTCGGGTATCAAATAGCCCGGGCACCACCCAGAAACCAAAGGAAATCCCATGCACAAGTCAGCAATCGCCGGGGTCGGCATCGTCGCCGCCCTCGCACTGACGCTCACCGCGTGCTCGTCGAGCGACGAGCCCGATGCGTCCCGAGGGGGCGCCACGTCAGACGCAGCCGAGCCCGTCACCATTACGTACTCGAACTTCATCTCCAATGGCGGCAATGAAGAGAACCTCGCCGCCATCGTCGACGCCTTCGAGGCGGAGAACCCCACCATCACCGTCGACGTGACGACGATGCCGTATGCCGACTACTTCACCGCCCTGCAGACCGACCTGGCGGCTGGTACCACTGCCGACGTCTTTGACATCGAGTACGCGACCTACCCGACGTACCAGTCGGCGGGAGCCTTCGCCCCCCTCGAGGGCGTCGACACCTCCGTGTACCGCGGCGACATCGCCGCCGCGTACCAAACCGATGGCGTCTCCTATGCGCTGCCCACCTCGTTCTCCACGGTGGTCCTGTACTTCAACAAGGACCTCTTCGACGCTGCAGGGCTTGACTACCCGACGTCCGATTGGACGTGGGAAGACGAGAAGGCGGCAGCCGAGGCGCTGACGGACGCGGACGCAGGGGTGTGGGGCGACTACCAGCCGATCTCCTACTACGAGTTCTACAAGGCGCTCGTGCAGGCAGGAGGCCAGTTCTTGAACGACGACGGCACCTCCGTCGCCTTCGACTCTCCTGAGGGAATCGCTGCGGCCGAATGGCTCGTAGGCAAGTCTGGTTCCACCATGCCGACGGCGGAGCAGGGTGCGGGAACGCCTGACTTCGATACCTCCTTGTGGGCCGACGGCAAGCTCGCCATGTGGCACTCAGGCATCTGGATGTTCGGCGCCGCCGCTGACAGTGGCTTCGCGTGGGACATTGCAGTCGAGCCGGGAGACGCTCAGAACGCGTCGGCCGTGTTCTCCAACGCGGTTGCCGTCTCTGCCAACTCCTCCCACAAGGAGGCCGCGCAGAAGTTCGCCGAGTACCTCACCGCGTCCCAAGTGATGGTGGACACGCGCCTGAGCGCTGGCTGGGAGCTGCCCGCTATCTCTGACGAGGCTTTGCTGGCCACGTACCTCGACCAGGGCGAGCCCGACAACCGTCAGGCAGTGTTCGACTCGCTCGACGGCATCGCCTTGCCGCCTGTCATTGGCGACAACCAGGCCGAGATGCAAGACATCGTCGGTGCAGAGTTGACGGAAGCCGCCGCCGGTCGCAAGTCGCTCGAGGACGCCATCGCCTCTGCCGCCTCCCAGATCAACGACCTCTTGGGCTAGAGCACACAAAGGGCCTGGTGGCGGCGCCCAGAATTCGCCGCCACCAGGCCCTGCGAGCCTACCCCGAAGCCTTTAGAAACGAGTGCCCTCATGACCCCGGCCGAACCCTCGTCCGATCGCGCCCTTCTCGACCACTCCCGCGCCCTCATCCGCTCCCTCCAGACGCGCGAGGGCGCCTACCCCGCCAGCCCCTCGTTCTCCGCCTACAAGGGATTCTGTTGGTTCCGCGACGGCGCCTTCATCGCCGACGGCATGTCAGCTGCTGGCGAGGTCGACTCCGTTGACGCCTTCTTCGCATGGTGCGCCAGCGTCGTGCGCCGCTACGGCGACAACATCCGCGCCGCGGTTGACGGGGCGGCGGCAGGCGCACCACTCGCCGACGCCGACATGCTCCCCGCTCGCTTTACGTTCGACGGCGGCCGCGACGGCGGCGACGACTGGTGGGACTTCCAACTCGACGGCTTTGGCACGTGGCTGTGGGCCCTCGACGCTCACGCGAAACGGCACGGCAGCGACATTCGCCCGCATGCCGACGCCGTCGCGCTCACGGTCGACTACCTCATCTCCTCGTGGGATCGCCCCTGCTTCGACTGGTGGGAGGAACACGACGAGCAGATTCACATCTCGACGCTCGGTTGCGTCGGGGCTGGCCTCGAAGCTGCGGCCCGCATGGGCGTCCTCGACGCGGCGCGCACAGAGGCCGCGGCCTCCGCCGCCGACGCGATTCGCCACGTCATCCTTTCCCAGGGCGTTGTCGACGGCCACTTGGTCAAATGGATCGGGACGACGGCGGTAGACGCCTCGCTCACGGCGCTGATCTCGCCACTCGGCTTCATTCCAGCGGATCACCCTGTTGCGAGATCAACCGTCGACGCTGTCGAGTCAGAGCTCGCGGTGGACGACGGAGTGCACCGATTCGCGGCCGACACCTTCTATGGCGGGGGCCAGTGGCCGCTGCTGAGTTGCTTCGTCGGCCTCGCGCGGTTCGCGCTTGGCGACGCCGACAAGGCCGCCGCGTACTTTGACTGGGCCGTATCGACGGCCACGCCCTCCCTCGACCTGCCTGAACAGGTCGATCGCCACTTGCTGGCGCCGGAGCGCCGCCAAGAGTGGATCGACAAATGGGGGGAAGTGGCCACCCCACTGCTGTGGTCGCACGCCATGGTGCTTCGACTCGCAAAGGAACTCGACCGATGATGATCAGGCACAGCCCACTGGGCTCAGGGCACCCGTACTCCCCCGACACTGACCAGCGCTGGCCGGTGCTCCCCGTGGCTGGCGAGGCGCTTCGCATCGGCTCACGCACGACCGCCGACGTCAGCGCCGTCACGCTCCACCTCACCGAGACGCGTGCTGACGGCTCCCGCTCCACACGAGAGATTCCTTGCGCGCCAGTGGCACGGTCTTCTCGCGGCCAGCAGGTCGACGGCGGTCATCTCGCGTCGGCGCAAGCCAAGCTCGCGCGCAAGGCCGATGGCTGGGAGGCCAGCATAGACGTCGCCGCCGACGCGGTGGCGTTGACGTACCGACTCAGCGCAACAGATGGCGAAACAACCCGCCGCACGAGCGCCTCCTCCACCGAGGTGGCGCGTTGGAGCGATGCCTCCGAAGGCTTGATCCGCGTCGAAGGCAAGCACGGCGTCGTCGCCGGTTCCGTCAAGGCGCTGCGAACCGCGACCCACATTGCCAAGGTGCGTTTCGCACTGCCTTTGGCCGACGGCGAGCACGTTGCAGGCTTCGGAGAGCGCTTTGATCGCCTCGATCACCGTGGCACGAGCCTCGATTCCGTGGTGTTCGAGCAGTACAAGTCCCAAGGCCAGCTGCGCCGCACCTACATGCCGATGCCTTTTGCCCACGTTGTGGGCGGCGTCGGGTGGGGGTTCCATGTCGACACGTCTCGCAGGGTCTGGTTCGACGTGGGCGAATCCGAACCGTCCCTGCTGATCGTCGAGGCGGAGACGGCCTCGCCTGCAGACGCGGACGTGGCGCTGACGCTCCGGACGTTTGACGGTTCCCCCACACGGGTCCTTGACGCGTTCCTCGAGGGCGTTGGCCGCCCAGAGGAGCTGCCCGAGTGGGTGCTGCGCTTGTGGGCCAGCGGCAACGAGTGGAACACCCAGTCGGAAGTGGAACGCCAAGCGGCTTTGCACGCGCAGCACGACATCCCGGTCGGCTCCATCGTGATCGAAGCGTGGAGCGACGAGAGCACCTTCACCGCGTGGCGTGACGCGAAATACGAGCCTCGCGAAGACGGTGGCCCCTTACGCCTCGAGGACTTCACGTTCCCCGCCGACGGGGCCTGGCCCGATCCCAAGGCCATGGTCGACGGGCTGCACGCTCAAGACACGCGACTGCTGCTGTGGCAGATTCCGCTCATCAAGATGAGGCCCCACCCCCACGGCCAGACGCAACACGACGCCGACGCCGCCATCAGGGAAGGCCACGTCATCAGGGCCAAGCATGCCGATGGCTCTCTGCGCCCTTATCGCAACCGCGGCTGGTGGTTCCCGCTGAGCCTCATGCCAGATCTGTCTGACGAAGAGGCCGCTCGCTGGTGGACCGAGAAGCGCCGCTACCTCGTGGATCAGATGGGCATCGACGGTTTCAAGACTGATGGCTCCGAGCACGCGTGGGGCGCCGACCTTGTGTACGTCGACGGCCGTTCTGGTGCGGAGGCGAATAACCTCAATCCGGTCGCCTACGCCAAGGCCTACGGCGACCTCATGCGGCGTTGCGGCAAGGCCCCTGTCACGTTCTCGCGCGCGGGCTTCACCGGTTCACAGGCGCACGGCGCCTTTTGGGCGGGCGACGAAAACTCGACGTGGGACGCGTTCAGGTGGTCGATGTGGGCGGGCCTCAATGCCGCCGCTTCCGGCATCGTCTACTGGGGCTGGGATATAGCTGGCTTCTCTGGGCCTGTTCCCGACGCTGAGCTCTACGTGCGCGCGTTTGCCGCGAGCGCCTTCGTCCCGATCATGCAATACCACTCGGAGTTCAACCACCACCGCACCCCATCGCGGGACCGCACCCCGTGGAACATCGCCGAGCAGACAGGCGAGCCGTCCGTGATTGACGAGGTGCGCGAGATTGTGGCGCTACGCGAGAGGCTGCTGCCCTACATCGCCGAGCAGGCACGCGCGGCGGTCGAGACGTCTCGCCCTCTCATGCGACCGCTGTTCTTCGACTACGGCGACGACGAGCACGTGTGGTCGGCACCCCCAGAGTGGACGCTTGGCGATGACATCCTGGTCGCCCCGGTGTTGGCGCCTGGCGATGATTGGGACGTGTACGTGCCGCGCGGTGATTGGCGGGACGCCTGGACCGGCGATACGGTTCGGGGCGGAAAGACCCTCGCCACCCGCACGCCGCGGCACCGGATTCCCGTGTATGTGCGGGAATCGGCGTGGGATCGCCTGGGATCAACATTTGGGAAGTAGTGATGACACCGGAACAGCATGCCGCCTGGCTCGAATCGCTCGTCGCCATTCTCTCCGACCGGGACGATGTGGTCGGAATCGTGGGGTCAAGTCCCGGGTAATGGTGTAACTGCGGATCCTTCGTTTGGATGCTGGCCGAATGTCACGCGGACATCGGGCCCTCCGATGGTGCGGTTGGTGCCGGGGTTTGAGTCAACTCGATCCGCTCGAACTGAGCGGGAGCAATGAAGGCGATTTGGTCTCCTCGGTATGTCGTCGCATAGGCGCGCAAGAAATCAAAGCGCCAAGACAACGCCAGTTGCGCAGCGCCGTCGATCGAGATCAAGACGGGCTCCCCACCCCCAATGTCAGCAGCAGGCACGTCGCGCGCCGTGCTCCACCGCTCAAGCGCAGGAGAGAGCGGAACCGGCACGAGAGACAGCAGGTAGCCGAGTCCTTCGACGTTGGCGCCGTAGTGGCTCAGGAGTTGGCTCGATTCTTCCCTCGAGTCGGGGGAGGACGGACCGCGGACGAGGACGGCGAACAACCCGTCTGGGCTTTGGGTGTAGAGCGCAGTGCCAGTGCGTGACGGCTCTGCGCCGACTACGCCCGCGAACCACAGGTCTACCATTGTTCCGATATTAGGCCCCGGTTCCCGACGTGGCCTTGAGTTTGGTCGTGCTCGCGGCGCTCGTCGTATCCCAACCGCGGAACTTCGTGCTGACGGTGACGCCATTGCTGAACTGGGTCGTGGCCGTCACCATCGGGAAGACCGTGATGCCATTGGTGGAGCCCCAAGGCTTGTTCACGAGAGAGTTCACCGTCATCGACACACCGCTCGGTGCCGCGCCGTTTGTGCACAGAGTGTCGCTCCCGCCCGAGACATTTACACCGCACCAGTAGGAACCCCAATAGGTCCACGTCAAGCCTCCGGCGTTTGAGTACTTCGACATGTTTAACGTCAGTTGCCAAGTGTGAGAACTCCCGCCGATCGCGACCTGGTGGAGTTGCACCTTGACCTCGGCCTTGACCTGGCAGGTGCTAGTGCAGACCGACGTCCCCTGGTAGACGGCATCAGAGTCGTAGACGTAGTCGGTGCGCCGGAGTCCGGGGTGTTGAAGAATGAACCCATTCGGCGTAACTGCCGCTACGGAGACGAGATTCGCGTTGGTGCCATCGAGTCCAGCGATCTGAGCGTCTCCGCCCGCTTGCAAGCGCTGCATGTCGGCGACCGTAGACACGGCGGGAATCGGCACCTCTGACGTCCAACTGATGGTGTACGGCGCAACCTCCGTTGGTGTCGAAACTGCGGTCCCCTGCCCGGAAGCGGGCGCAGAAGGACTCGCGGCGGTAACGGGTGAGAACGCCGAAATGGAGACCAGGGCGATGAGCCCCACGCCGGAGAGAGCAACGCGTCGCGCCACTCGTCCTCGCCGGACTCGGTTCTCGATTGACAGGCTTCCTCCCGGGGACACTCGTGGCGCAGCGTTTGCTGCAAACGAAGTATCGGTCTCGGGCGGCAAAACCGCAATATCTGCGACGGAACTTCTTCGCGGTGGTACGACTACCTCCAGCGCGGCGCGCTGTACGGACGGTCAGGCCCCAGGTAGGGGCCCAGCAGTTTCCTTCATCAGGCGGTGAGGGCGAGGGGTTCGGTGTCCACCTCCCCGGGGTTGCGGTTGGGGACGGTGGTGAGTCGGCAGCGGGCCAGGATCTCGAGTCCAAGGTAGCGTTTCGACTCGGTCCACTCGTCGGTCTGCTCGGCGAGGACGGCTCCGACGAGGCGGATGATCGCTTCGCGGTTGGGGAAGATGCCGACGGCGTCAGTGCGCCGTCGGATTTCCTTATTCAGGCGCTCGGCGGGGTTGTTGGACCAGATCTGGGACCAGACGTCCTTGGGGAAACCTGTGAACGCGAGCAGGTCCTCCCGGGCACCCTCGAGGTGCTCGGCAACAGCGGGCAGACGCTCGCTGACGTAGTCAAGCAAGCGGTCGAACTGGGCGTGCACTGCGGGCCCGTCGGGTTGGTCATAGACGCTGTGGAGCATGGCCTTCACGGCTGGCCACATCGCTTTGGGTGTGATGGCCATCAGGTTTGCGGCGTAATGGGTGCGGCAGCGTTGCCAGACAGCTTCTGGAAGGTTCGCTGCGATCGCTTCCACGAGCCCTGCGTGAGCATCAGAGGTGATCAGGCGCACTCCACCAAGGCCACGGGCCACGAGGTCCGCGAAGAACATGTTCCACGCCGCTTTGGTCTCACTGGTGGCGACCTGCAGACCCAAGACCTCGCGGTGACCGTCACCGTTGACGCCCGTGGCGACGAGGCAGACGGCATTGATCACCCGTCCTGCTTCACGGACCTTCATGGTCAGGGCGTCTGCGGCCACGAACGTGAACGGACCGGCTTCACCCAGGGGGCGGTGTCTGAATGCGGCGACGTGCTCATCGAGTTCCTCAGCCATGCGTGACACCTGGGACTTCGATAGCCCGTCGATGCCGAGAGTCTTGACCAGTTTGTCCATCCGTCTCGTGGAGACGCCTGCGAGGTAGCAGTCAGCGACCACGGTGACCAACGCGGACTCGGCCCGTTTGCGCCTCTCCAGGAGCCAATCGGGGAAGTAGGTGCCAGAACGCAGTTTCGGGACCGCCACGTCGATCGTGCCGGCCCTCGTGTCCAGCGGGCGGTGACGATACCCATTGCGCTGCGCGGTCCGCTCCAGTGAGGCCTGACCCCACTCGGCACCGATCACGGCGTCCGCGTCAGCGCTGAGCAACGCGTTGATCATGGTCTGCAACAACTGACGCATCATGTCCGGCGAAGCGTCCGAAAGCAGGTTGCCCAACACGCGGGCGGGGTCGACAATATGAGGTGCGGTCATCGTGATGTTCCGTTCGAGAGAGCTTTGAAGGGTGAACTCGAAGGTCCTCACGGTGGCCGCTTTCACATCTTCAACGACAGCGACCACCCCGAGGGCTACACCACCTTAGGGGGCACTACTAATCGTGGGAATGGGGTCCACCGCCGATCAGTCTCGGGTGGACGAATGGTCCGACCACGACTTCGCCGTCGTCGTGATTCCCGGCGCTGAAGTGCGCTATCGCGGCACCACCGACTGGATGCCTCAGCCGGAGCGCGTCGTGCTTGTCCTGGGGGAGCATCACGGTGGCGGTAAGGCCATGTATGACGACGGCCACTTCATCGAATGGGGAGTTGCCACGCTGGACTCGCTCGCGACCTGGGCTGCGGAAGACTATGCCGTGCTGTTTGATCGGGGCGGCGTCGCACAGGTCATGGAACGCGTCGCCTCGACACCGTTCCCCTCGAACGTCCCGCACCTGAGGCGGGATTCGGCTCTGTTTCTCACCGCTTTGCTCCACGGGGTGGGTAGGGCGCGACGCGGCGAAATTCTGAGCGCGGGTTCCATTATTCGCGGCGACGGGGTCCAGACGCTCTTGCGCGCAGTGCGAGCGCGGTCGGCAGACGCCTCACCAGCGCTCGATCGACTCGACGGGCTGCGCCGCGTCGAGCAAGCCTTTTCCGACCTGGCACGTGAGATCGCCGACGCCGTCGCGCAGGCGCCCGAACCCGCCGCACGCGCACTGCTCGCCGTGGCGGATCGCTACCTCGGCGTCGGGCCTGAAGGACTCAACCCAGCCGGCAGGGAGGCTGTCGTGCGACGCCTCGGGTGGTCGACGGAGCACTAGGACGCCGTCGCGGCCCGCTCCGGGAGCTTCCACGACACCCTGTGTAGCGGGCTCGGCCCGAGCCCCCTGAGCGCATCAAGGTGACGCGCCGCGCCATATCCCTTGTTGCCGTCCCACCCGTACTCCGGATGTGCGTGGTGGGCGTCGCGCATGATCTGATCGCGTTCCACCTTGGCGATGATCGAGGCTGCGGCGATGGAGGCGCACAGCGAGTCGCCCTTCGTCACCATCGTGACGGGAGCAAGGCTCCCTGCTCCCTCGATCACTGGGGCGCTGGCTGCGAAGAGATCAACTGCTGGAGGGGTCAACCAATCGTGAGTGCCGTCGAGAAGGATCGCGTCGGGGACGACGCCGTCGGCCTCAAGCGTGGCGAGAGCGCGGTGACCCGCGAGCCGGAGCGCAGCGACAATCCCGTGAGCGTCGATCTCGCCAGGGCTCGCGTGGCCGACTGCCCGGCCGACGCCAAAGTGGCCGAGCACGGCATCGAGCGTCTCTCGCGCCGTGCGGCTGAGTTCCTTGGAGTCCGCTAGGCCAGCTGGCCACGTCGAGCAGCGTTCGAGGACGGCGACGCCCACCGTCACTGGACCTGCGAGTGCGCCCCTGCCGACCTCGTCGATGCCAGCAACCAAGCGCATGCCTGCGTCCCAGTGGGCGGTCTCATGATCAAGAGTGACTGCCATGACTCGACCTTAAGCGGACTGGTGTCCCTTAGTAGGGATTGCCGAACGTCTTCCAGTGATCAAAAGGCCACGCGGTCACAAAAGCAGTGCCGACGATGTTGTCGACTGGCACCATGCCGCCACCGGGCTCACCCAAGTGGGCGCGAGAATCCGCAGAGTTCGAGCGGTTGTCCCCCAAGACCCAGACGCGGCCCTCTGGCACCGTGACCTCCCACCCGTTGGTGCACGTGGTGGTTCCAGGCTTGATGTAGTCCTCAACAAGATCGACGCCGTTGATCGAGACGGTGTCCGTGGCGGGGTCGCAAGCGACGGTCTCGCCCGGCAGGCCGATGACGCGCTTGACCAGGTGTTCGCCGGCGTCTTGAGGCAACAGGCCGACGAAGGTGGCGAAGTCATTCCAGCCCTTGGCGAGGCCAGTAGGTTCCGGCTCGTTCGAAGGGCCGAGCCATCCGCCAGGGTCCTTGAACACGACGACGTCACCGCGCCGGACGTCCAGTGGGCCCGGCCGCCACAGCGACACGAGGATGCGGTCCTTCACTTCAAGCGTGTTCTCCATGGACCCCGAAGGGATCCAGAACGACTGGAAGACGAAGGTCTTGAGCAGCAGTGACAACACCAGCGCGCTGGCAAGCACGATGAGGATCTCGCGCAGCCACGCGGTCACACGACGACCGGCGGAGAGGTTGGACCTCTCCGCCGGTGCGGCGTGCGAAGGAGTAATGGTCAGTTCTCGCGCTTCTCGCGGATGCGAGCAGCCTTACCGCGCAGTCCGCGCAGGTAGTACAACTTGGCGCGGCGAACGTCGCCGCGGCGGTCGACCTCGATCTTGTCGATGGTCGGGGCGTGCAGGGGGAACATGCGCTCCACACCCACTCCGAAGGAAACCTTGCGCACCGTGAAGGTCTCGCCGACGCCAGAACCCTGGCGTGCGATCACGATGCCCTGGAACACCTGGACGCGAGAGCGCGTGCCCTCGACGACCTTGACGTGAACCTTGAGCGTGTCACCGGCGCGGAACGCCGGAATGTCTTCACGAAGCTGGCTTGCGGTAACGCCGTCAAGCTTGTGCATGTCTCACTCCTCGCAGCTGCCACAGGTCATCCACGATCTCTTGCCTTGCGGCACTCGATAAAGGACGTTGCGCCGCGGGAAGGGCTGAACCCCCTGTGGCAGGTCTCAGCTCCGCGCGCACCAACAGGCTATTGTGCCACACCGTCGTCGTGGCCTGCGAGCAAGTCGGGGCGCCGTTCACGCGTGCGAATGATCTGCTGCTCACGCCGCCATGCCTCGATCTTGCCGTGGTGCCCGCTCAGGAGCACCTCTGGCACGTCGAGACCACGCCACGACGCTGGCCTGGTGTACGAAGGGTACTCAAGCAAGCCGTCGGCATGGCTTTCCTCGACGATGCTCTCCGCGTTGCCCATGAAGCCAGGGATCAGCCGGGTGATCGCCTCGATCATCGCGACCGCAGCCACTTCTCCCCCGTTGAGCACGTAGTCACCGAGCGACAGTTCGACGACGCGGAAGCCTTGCGCTTCATAGTGCTCGGCGACCCTCGCGTCGATGCCCTCATAGCGTCCGCAAGCGAAGGCGAGCTGGCCTGCCTGCGCCAGTTCGGCCGCGAGGGCTTGAGTGAAGGGGATTCCCGCTGGGCTGGGAATGACAAGCACCCCGCCTGGCTCCAGCACGTCGTCAAGAGCGCGTCCCCACACGTCGGGCTTCATTACCATGCCCGCACCGCCACCGAACGGGGCGTCGTCGACGGTGCGGTGAACGTCGGGGCTTCCATCGGCCTTGACCGCGGCCCACTCGCGCAGGTCGTGAACGGCAACCTGGACAAGTTCAGACTGGCGGGCTTTGCCCAACAGCGACACGTCGAGCACGGAGAAGAACTCAGGGAAGATCGAGACAACGTCAATCCGCACTAGTGCGTCTCCCCCGTGTCCACTTGCTCCTCGCCTGCGAGCAGCCCATAGGGCGGCGTGACGATCACCCGACCGCCGTCGATGTCTACCTCGGGAACGAACTCCTCAACAAACGGAATCATGGCGCGATGACCAGAGGGCTCCTTGACCACGAGCAGGTCTTGGGCGGGCATGTCCATCAGGTCGACCACCTCGCCCACGAGAGTGCCGTCGGGCCGCTCGGCCCTGAGCCCCACGAGTTCGTGGACGTACCAGGCTCCGTCCTCCTCGTCTTCGTCGGCCTCGACAACGAGTTCGACGCCGCGAAGCGAGTCCGCGGCCTCACGGGTGTCGATGTCTTCGATCCTGAGGTACCACCTGTCCGACTGAATGCGCGTCGAGACAATCGTGAGGGGGCCAGCGACAGCAGGCTCTGTCTCGAGCGTCGCTCCCGGCTTCAGCCGTTCCTCGGGGATGTCGGTCCTTAGTTCGACCGTCACCTCGCCCTTCAGTCCATGGGCGCGGCCGATGCGCGCAACAGTCACCTTCATGGGTGCAAGCCTAGGGCGCGGAGGGCGCCGCGACGACGCCAAGGGACCGCGAACGCGCATCTGTCGCACCGCCTGCGGCCGCACGGCCGCCAACCAGGACGCTCCCCTCCAGGACGCTCCGAACCGATCTCGTGCGCGGCGCGCCCTGCCGCGCAGCGCATGAAGGAGTTTTGCGGCGTGTCGCGCACCGATCCGGTTCTAAGTGTCTGCGTCTGCACGTCACCACGCGGTGGTCTGGAGACTTGTGACCGCGAACCGCCCCGACTCACCATGGCGGCAGTTCGACCGGCGCGTGTCGCCTTCCGCCACGGTCAGAAGTGACCAACCTGGGCGAGCGACTGCCGAGAAGGCGCGACTCGCTGTTGCGAGCCAGAATTCGGCAACGCGAAGGGCCCGACCCCACAAGGAACCGAGCCTCGTGGACGTCACAAGAGTTGAACGAAGTCGCCGATACCGACGCGGGCCCCTACGCGGGAAACCGCGTCGAGGACGGTGCGCAATGAGTTCGCCGTGCGAAAGTGACGGCCGATGACCCGCGGAAGGTCTCGTGCGTTCGCAGCGTTGCCCAAGGTACGAGCCAAGTCAACCCGCGGTCGACGCTACGACCGCGCATGAGGAGGAGCGCCATGGCGTCCAGGGAATCGTCCACCGAAGACCAGAATGCCCGTCCGGACCGGCCCACACGCGTGAGCGTCGCGATCGCGCTGTCGTGGTTAGCGGGAGTGCTCGACATCACCGCAGGT
The Demequina sp. TMPB413 DNA segment above includes these coding regions:
- a CDS encoding carbohydrate ABC transporter permease → MPRSKRNWILATVLTVGAIAMVFPFVWTVITSVTSGAGLSATPSLIPEDPSFEAYRTLFSSTTFGRSVVNSVGLAIAVTVIQVTTSALAAYAFSRFQFPGKRIAFALYLATMMIPMQVLLVPLFDQMKSLGLVDSYLGVILPSMASAFGVFLLRQAMSTVPRELDEAAMLDGAGHLRTFAQIVMPNVRPAMATFGIFAFMSSWNAFLWPLVILRSDELKTLPLALASLQGQFTTQWDVMMAGSVVSIIPMLALYIFAQKYIIQGVAGSGIK
- a CDS encoding sugar ABC transporter substrate-binding protein, with the protein product MHKSAIAGVGIVAALALTLTACSSSDEPDASRGGATSDAAEPVTITYSNFISNGGNEENLAAIVDAFEAENPTITVDVTTMPYADYFTALQTDLAAGTTADVFDIEYATYPTYQSAGAFAPLEGVDTSVYRGDIAAAYQTDGVSYALPTSFSTVVLYFNKDLFDAAGLDYPTSDWTWEDEKAAAEALTDADAGVWGDYQPISYYEFYKALVQAGGQFLNDDGTSVAFDSPEGIAAAEWLVGKSGSTMPTAEQGAGTPDFDTSLWADGKLAMWHSGIWMFGAAADSGFAWDIAVEPGDAQNASAVFSNAVAVSANSSHKEAAQKFAEYLTASQVMVDTRLSAGWELPAISDEALLATYLDQGEPDNRQAVFDSLDGIALPPVIGDNQAEMQDIVGAELTEAAAGRKSLEDAIASAASQINDLLG
- a CDS encoding glycoside hydrolase family 15 protein encodes the protein MTPAEPSSDRALLDHSRALIRSLQTREGAYPASPSFSAYKGFCWFRDGAFIADGMSAAGEVDSVDAFFAWCASVVRRYGDNIRAAVDGAAAGAPLADADMLPARFTFDGGRDGGDDWWDFQLDGFGTWLWALDAHAKRHGSDIRPHADAVALTVDYLISSWDRPCFDWWEEHDEQIHISTLGCVGAGLEAAARMGVLDAARTEAAASAADAIRHVILSQGVVDGHLVKWIGTTAVDASLTALISPLGFIPADHPVARSTVDAVESELAVDDGVHRFAADTFYGGGQWPLLSCFVGLARFALGDADKAAAYFDWAVSTATPSLDLPEQVDRHLLAPERRQEWIDKWGEVATPLLWSHAMVLRLAKELDR
- a CDS encoding TIM-barrel domain-containing protein, producing MMIRHSPLGSGHPYSPDTDQRWPVLPVAGEALRIGSRTTADVSAVTLHLTETRADGSRSTREIPCAPVARSSRGQQVDGGHLASAQAKLARKADGWEASIDVAADAVALTYRLSATDGETTRRTSASSTEVARWSDASEGLIRVEGKHGVVAGSVKALRTATHIAKVRFALPLADGEHVAGFGERFDRLDHRGTSLDSVVFEQYKSQGQLRRTYMPMPFAHVVGGVGWGFHVDTSRRVWFDVGESEPSLLIVEAETASPADADVALTLRTFDGSPTRVLDAFLEGVGRPEELPEWVLRLWASGNEWNTQSEVERQAALHAQHDIPVGSIVIEAWSDESTFTAWRDAKYEPREDGGPLRLEDFTFPADGAWPDPKAMVDGLHAQDTRLLLWQIPLIKMRPHPHGQTQHDADAAIREGHVIRAKHADGSLRPYRNRGWWFPLSLMPDLSDEEAARWWTEKRRYLVDQMGIDGFKTDGSEHAWGADLVYVDGRSGAEANNLNPVAYAKAYGDLMRRCGKAPVTFSRAGFTGSQAHGAFWAGDENSTWDAFRWSMWAGLNAAASGIVYWGWDIAGFSGPVPDAELYVRAFAASAFVPIMQYHSEFNHHRTPSRDRTPWNIAEQTGEPSVIDEVREIVALRERLLPYIAEQARAAVETSRPLMRPLFFDYGDDEHVWSAPPEWTLGDDILVAPVLAPGDDWDVYVPRGDWRDAWTGDTVRGGKTLATRTPRHRIPVYVRESAWDRLGSTFGK
- a CDS encoding IS256 family transposase, which produces MTAPHIVDPARVLGNLLSDASPDMMRQLLQTMINALLSADADAVIGAEWGQASLERTAQRNGYRHRPLDTRAGTIDVAVPKLRSGTYFPDWLLERRKRAESALVTVVADCYLAGVSTRRMDKLVKTLGIDGLSKSQVSRMAEELDEHVAAFRHRPLGEAGPFTFVAADALTMKVREAGRVINAVCLVATGVNGDGHREVLGLQVATSETKAAWNMFFADLVARGLGGVRLITSDAHAGLVEAIAANLPEAVWQRCRTHYAANLMAITPKAMWPAVKAMLHSVYDQPDGPAVHAQFDRLLDYVSERLPAVAEHLEGAREDLLAFTGFPKDVWSQIWSNNPAERLNKEIRRRTDAVGIFPNREAIIRLVGAVLAEQTDEWTESKRYLGLEILARCRLTTVPNRNPGEVDTEPLALTA
- a CDS encoding ribonuclease HII; translated protein: MAVTLDHETAHWDAGMRLVAGIDEVGRGALAGPVTVGVAVLERCSTWPAGLADSKELSRTARETLDAVLGHFGVGRAVGHASPGEIDAHGIVAALRLAGHRALATLEADGVVPDAILLDGTHDWLTPPAVDLFAASAPVIEGAGSLAPVTMVTKGDSLCASIAAASIIAKVERDQIMRDAHHAHPEYGWDGNKGYGAARHLDALRGLGPSPLHRVSWKLPERAATAS
- the lepB gene encoding signal peptidase I gives rise to the protein MTAWLREILIVLASALVLSLLLKTFVFQSFWIPSGSMENTLEVKDRILVSLWRPGPLDVRRGDVVVFKDPGGWLGPSNEPEPTGLAKGWNDFATFVGLLPQDAGEHLVKRVIGLPGETVACDPATDTVSINGVDLVEDYIKPGTTTCTNGWEVTVPEGRVWVLGDNRSNSADSRAHLGEPGGGMVPVDNIVGTAFVTAWPFDHWKTFGNPY